Proteins found in one Syngnathus acus chromosome 9, fSynAcu1.2, whole genome shotgun sequence genomic segment:
- the arhgef28a gene encoding rho guanine nucleotide exchange factor 28 isoform X2, which produces MELSRRKVPLYGQAKVFALLDGLDSMLEDAEVFIVLEGSTLVHVTRAQSDVMLCFIVPGHNLAEVVSVQAYLSSESAPLTWVGGAMLEYVQDDAQELAEHLVTRGYSLNSLDHTELSSLFNLGQQSSRWAMDRRVALAMANLDIPPNWNILGTPSRDDGSPRDSLLHLAVRWGLCRLAELLLCQPGGLMAINVPNEDGVTPLQLAYSSGNRELLQLLLRPPNPLATPPAGLSQVWADRSRLLRYCHDTGNLTLSVRQNLKWSSEESRHADIQLLRNRLGDEGFLREIKALRREPTESVFGQEQLVDDPAENGPFADKSGENSAADDHDYEEPLMFCLNQEDEQSDSEKSQSTGESQTSSPTLAAAARLSAMIHGKDRVYANAMVVDQADDVDVKYRSGPSPDVGSLCWDSFSMMSPDWRTCPEKAHNGERAVRRQKSKESPLRVSPPPSFPSSPLASAFRLFEGGQRRRPRSSFPVSPTLNGGRCNLPLAAAACGLSPSLECDSGEEDTPGHSYPCSAPTLQSGLPDLNPSQKLSKKPEEGELRLRSYSYSSAKARPSRPSLNRDATVTDLAEGGAFGGSGRSLLQALWLSKSLSPLNQVKQSVLNLSETSKEKRLLGFRKRAQSAEEESGASLQHLTLSEFLKEIEDEEWDKYIVPSKVESEKYKVSRTFSFLKSRMSSTRGKTKLSFQVKGKEVKDGKDKNGHQFAPASPSAPAVCVACDKSICGKDALQCSNCLANVHKNCRDSVAQCAKKLQEKNASLMKSKNLSLPQTSAKDMASTSPVASSSVPSSLSLTPTTKEKGETPLSKSLSASLESSRRPSDTAAMEVDSIPPPYGSQPDEGAPLPAGAGLPSLVSQDDVVAPLLSDLSADLLGLDAESWSLAVSPDFCRQHDRRAVKRQDVIYELMQTELHHIQTLTVMSEVFRRGMLEELQLGWDCVARIFPCLDSLLLFHRNLFGSLQERRRAATQADNQRNYLICQIGDVLLQQFSDGNAETMKRVYGDFCSHHLEAVGVFKELQQHNKKLQNFVKQQSNNLLVRRREIPEFILLVTQRITKYPVLLERILHYTQEGSQEHTELSSALAHVRDIIAAVDLTVSKYERSQELQEVLARLENKSFAKLKSGKVIRKQDLHSKHRHLRHKGLLYWKTATGRLKDTLALLLTDVVVFLQEKDQRFVFAAVDQKPPVIPLQKLIVREVANEERGMFLISASSAGPEMYEVHASTREERNAWMRHIRQAVESCPEEEEEEEEEEEEQQRSTETEEAKRAAEVKVQKMSRFQETLFIQDQRICTSLEEKLQFYAELTELTLRSPEAIPHRHLLVQAEIDSESPRPASALLAAALREAENLIGILQVHDGQRDSSPVRGCECPDDNSIQESPSEPDYLSTLSMSSTSLGSDSEGTDGISWSEEPKQSHTKETLFKVAESVQSLTQLLYSLQAAVTLQDSCLEIQNILLQEGDQSQLKSLASLQNTLETAVEKRKEDVEKKATERKKEEVDEVHKLHVKLKLEQQRWDKKCVARDKRQTEQEGALEQRERHCILEAQRLRCERQELETQLMEYRHSLDRLRDGQESVDREKEKLRAQQCLLQSWRHNRQSSLPVTIPLDEYQVPIHSRSGSLDGSCWTYENDAALLASLQKQKQQQRRRQQSPNNNNPQQQYLLSGPRQSSTFGGADLSLSASLYNSLNTLLSQTHRKHSQDALSLGNKNPGRDQPFDASANPFANRGTAQPQSAGKYSSPQSESHSPRAWRPEMPGQELYQDAYASSSPSLTPLLPQQSYLSLEGHLREDASEENIVYI; this is translated from the exons ATGGAGTTGAGCAGAAGGAAAGTGCCCCTATAT GGCCAGGCCAAGGTGTTTGCATTACTGGACGGGCTGGATTCCATGCTGGAAGATGCCGAAGTCTTCATTGTTCTGGAAGGATCCACGCTGGTCCATGTCACCAGGGCTCAGAGTGACGTCATGCTCTGCTTCATCGTGCCCG gACATAACCTCGCCGAGGTGGTCTCTGTGCAGGCCTACTTGAGCTCCGAAAGCGCACCTCTCACATGGGTGGGCGGCGCAATGCTGGAATACGTCCAAGACGACGCACAG GAGCTGGCAGAGCACCTGGTCACCCGCGGATATAGTCTGAACTCTCTGGATCACACAGAGCTGAGCAGCCTCTTCAACCTGGGCCAGCAGAGCTCCCGCTGGGCTATGGATCGACGCGTGGCTCTCGCCATGGCTAACCTGGATATTCCTCCAAATTGGAACATTCTGGGGACTCCCAGCAGAGATG ATGGCAGCCCCAGAGACTCTCTGCTCCACCTGGCCGTGCGATGGGGTCTGTGTCGACTGGCCGAGCTGCTGCTTTGTCAGCCCGGAGGTCTGATGGCCATCAACGTTCCAAACGAGGACGGCGTCACACCGCTGCAGCTGGCCTACTCATCGGGCAACAGAGaactcctccagctcctcctgcG GCCACCCAACCCTCTAGCCACACCTCCCGCAGGACTGTCTCAGGTGTGGGCAGACCGCTCCCGCTTGCTGAGATACTGTCACGACACGGGGAATTTGACACTGAGCGTCCGACAAAATCTCAAGTGGAGCTCGGAGGAGAGCCGGCATGCTGATATTCAGCTGCTCAGAAACAGACTTGGAGATGAGGGCTTCCTCCGAGAG ATTAAAGCGTTAAGAAGAGAACCAACAGAGAGCGTTTTCGGCCAAGAACAATTGGTGGATGATCCAGCAGAAAACG GACCTTTTGCTGATAAGAGCGGAGAGAATTCAGCTGCAGACGATCAT GACTACGAGGAGCCGCTAATGTTTTGCCTCAATCAAGAGGACGAGCAGTCTGACTCTG AAAAAAGCCAGTCCACGGGCGAGAGCCAGACCTCATCGCCGACTCTGGCTGCCGCTGCCAGGCTGTCGGCGATGATCCACGGGAAAGACAGAGTCTATGCCAACGCCATGGTGGTGGACCAA GCCGATGATGTTGATGTGAAGTACCGCTCTGGCCCGTCACCTGATGTTGGCAGCCTTTGCTGGGATTCTTTCTCCATGATGTCCCCTGACTGGAGGACGTGTCCAGAAAAGGCGCACAATGGCGAGAGAGCTGTCCGAAGGCAGAAATCCAAGGAGTCGCCTCTCCGCGTCTCCCCCCCTCCATCTTTCCCGTCCTCCCCCCTGGCTTCCGCCTTCCGTTTGTTTGAAGGAGGTCAGCGGCGACGGCCGCGAAGCAGCTTTCCAGTTTCTCCCACTTTGAACGGCGGACGATGCAACTTGCcgctggcggcggcggcctgcGGACTGAG TCCCAGTCTCGAGTGTGACAGCGGAGAAGAGGACACACCGGGACACTCGTACCCCTGCTCAGCCCCAACGCTGCAGTCCGGCTTGCCAGACTTGAACCCGTCGCAAAAGCTCTCCAAG AAGCCGGAGGAAGGCGAGCTTCGACTGCGCTCCTACTCCTACTCCTCTGCCAAGGCGAGGCCCTCGCGCCCCTCGCTAAACAGAGACGCGACCGTTACCGACCTGGCAGAAGGTG GTGCATTCGGCGGCAGCGGTCGCTCTCTCCTTCAGGCTTTATGGCTGTCCAAATCGCTTTCTCCACTCAACCAAGTTA AGCAGAGTGTGCTGAACCTGAGCGAGACTTCCAAGGAAAAGAG GCTTTTGGGTTTCCGTAAGCGGGCCCAGTCAGCAGAGGAGGAGAGCGGCGCATCACTCCAACACCTCACCCTCTCCGAGTTCCTTAAAGA GATCGAGGACGAGGAGTGGGACAAGTACATCGTTCCGTCCAAGGTGGAGTCGGAGAAATACAAAGTGAGCCGGACCTTCAGTTTCCTCAAGAGCAGGATGTCCAGCACTCGTGGCAAAACCAAG CTTTCTTTTCAGGTGAAAGGGAAAGAGGTGAAGGATGGCAAGGACAAGAACGGACATCAGTTTGCGCCCGCgtctccatctgctcctgctGTCTGTGTGGCCTGCGATAAGTCCATTTGTGGGAAGGACGCGCTGCAGTGCTCCA ACTGTTTAGCGAACGTCCACAAGAACTGCCGAGACTCTGTTGCACAATGCGCAAAG AAGCTGCAGGAGAAGAATGCATCGTTGATGAAAAGCAAGAACTTGTCTCTCCCACAGA CTTCTGCGAAAGACATGGCTTCCACCTCTCCTGTGGCCTCCTCATCAGTGCCCTCATCCCTCTCGCTTACACCAACGACCAAAGAAAAGGGAGAAACGCCTCTTTCCAAAAGCCTCTCCGCCTCCTTGGAGAGCAG CAGGCGGCCGAGTGATACGGCAGCAATGGAGGTGGATTCCATTCCTCCACCGTACGGCTCACAGCCGGACGAGGGCGCTCCACTTCCGGCCGGAGCCGGTCTTCCTTCGCTCGTCTCGCAGG ATGATGTCGTTGCCCCTCTACTAAGCGACCTGTCGGCCGACCTGCTGGGGCTCGACGCCGAGTCGTGGAGCCTCGCGGTCAGTCCGGATTTCTGCAGGCAACACGACAGACGTGCCGTCAAACGGCAGGATGTCATTTACG AACTGATGCAGACGGAGCTGCACCACATCCAGACTCTGACGGTCATGTCCGAAGTGTTCAGACGAGGCATGCTGGAGGAGCTGCAGCTAGGCTGGGATTGCGTGGCCCGCATTTTCCCCTGCTTGGATTCCTTGCTGCTCTTCCACAGGAACCTTTTTGGATCCCTGCAGGAGCGCAGACGAGCGGCAACCCAAGCCGACAACCAGAGAAATTACCTCATCTGCCAGATTGGAGACGTCCTTCTTCAACAG TTCTCCGATGGAAACGCTGAGACGATGAAGCGAGTGTACGGAGACTTCTGCAGTCACCACTTGGAAGCTGTCGGTGTCTTCAAGGAGCTTCAGCAGCATAACAAAAAACTCCAGAACTTTGTCAAA CAACAGAGCAATAACTTGCTGGTCAGGAGAAGAGAGATTCCAGAGTTCATCCTTTTAGTCACCCAGCGCATCACCAAGTACCCGGTTTTGTTGGAGAGGATTTTACATTACACTCAAG AAGGCAGTCAAGAACACACAGAGCTATCAAGCGCGCTGGCTCACGTTCGTGACATCATCGCCGCCGTGGACCTGACCGTGAGTAAGTACGAGCGATCTCAGGAGCTGCAGGAAGTGCTCGCCCGTCTGGAGAACAAGAGCTTTGCCAAACTGAAGAGCGGCAAGGTGATTCGCAAGCAGGACCTGCACAGCAAACACAGACATCTACGACACAAGGGATTGCTTTACTGGAAGACTGCCACGGGCCGCCTAAAAG atACCTTGGCACTCCTGCTTACAGATGTGGTGGTGTTCCTGCAAGAGAAAGATCAACGCTTTGTATTTGCGGCCGTGGACCAGAAGCCTCCCGTGATCCCACTGCAAAAGCTCATCGTGAGAGAAGTAGCCAATGAGGAGCGCGGGATGTTTCTCATCTCTGCTTCCTCAGCCGGTCCGGAGATGTATGAAGTTCACGCCAGCACCAGAGAGGAGAGAAATGCTTGGATGAGACACATCAGACAAGCTGTAGAGAG TTGtccagaggaagaagaggaggaggaggaggaggaggaggagcagcagcgTAGCACCGAAACAGAAGAGGCCAAGCGAGCGGCCGAAGTTAAAGTTCAGAAAATGTCAAGGTTCCAAG AGACATTGTTCATTCAGGACCAGCGTATCTGCACCAGCTTGGAGGAGAAGTTACAATTCTATGCTGAGCTCACAGAGTTAACGCTGCGCTCTCCAGAAGCCATTCCACATCGCCACCTGCTGGTACAAGCAGAAATTGACAGCGAGTCCCCAAGACCGGCCTCCGCACTGCTCGCAGCCGCACTCCGAGAAG CGGAAAACCTGATCGGCATTCTTCAGGTTCACGACGGACAACGTGACAGTTCTCCCGTCCGTGGCTGCGAGTGCCCCGACGACAACAGCATCCAAGAGTCGCCCTCAGAAC CCGATTACCTGAGCACGCTTAGTATGAGCTCCACTTCTCTCGGATCGGACAGCGAAGGGACGGATGGAATCTCGTGGAGCGAGGAGCCAAAGCAAAGTCACACCAAAGAAACACTCTTCAAG GTGGCTGAGAGTGTGCAGAGTCTGACTCAGCTCCTTTATAGTCTGCAA GCTGCGGTGACTCTCCAGGACAGCTGCCTGGAGATCCAAAACATTCTCCTTCAGGAAGGAGACCAATCTCAGCTCAAGAGCCTTGCCTCGCTCCAAAACACCTTG GAGACGGCCGTTGAGAAGAGGAAAGAGGACGTCGAGAAGAAGGCTACAGAGAGGAAGAAGGAAGAAGTGGACGAGGTGCACAAACTTCACGTGAAATTGAAACTAGAGCAGCAGCGCTGGGACAAGAAGTGTGTGGCTAGAGACAAACGACAG ACTGAGCAGGAAGGCGCGCTGGAGCAGCGTGAGCGCCATTGCATCCTGGAGGCCCAACGGCTGCGTTGTGAGCGCCAGGAGCTGGAAACTCAGCTGATGGAATATCGACACAGTCTGGACAGACTGCGTGACGGCCAGGAGAGTGTCGACAGGGAAAAGGAGAAGCTCCGAGCCCAGCAGTGTCTCCTCCAGAGTTGGAGACACAACCGGCAGAGCAGTCTGCCCGTGACCATACCTCTCGATGAATACCAG GTGCCAATTCACAGTCGCTCAGGCAGCCTTGACGGCAGCTGCTGGACGTACGAGAACGACGCAGCTCTGCTCGCCTCTCTTCagaagcagaagcagcagcagcggcggcggcagcagtcccccaacaacaacaacccgCAGCAGCAGTATCTGCTCTCCGGCCCCCGGCAAAGCTCCACCTTTGGCGGTGCTGACCTTAGCCTTAGCGCCAGCCTCTACAACAGCCTCAACACCCTGCTGAGCCAAACGCACAGAAAACACTCTCAGGATGCTCTCAGCTTGGGCAACAAGAATCCCGGCCGCGACCAGCCTTTCGACGCCTCTGCCAATCCCTTCGCTAACAGAGGCACAGCGCAGCCGCAGAGCGCCGGCAAAT ACTCGAGTCCGCAGTCGGAGAGCCATTCCCCGAGGGCCTGGAGGCCAGAGATGCCCGGCCAAGAACTTTACCAAGACGCTTACGCCTCCTCTTCTCCTTCCCTCACGCCGCTCCTCCCTCAGCAGTCCTACCTGTCTCTGGAAGGACATCTTAGGGAGGACGCAAGCGAGGAGAACATTGTTTACATCTGA
- the arhgef28a gene encoding rho guanine nucleotide exchange factor 28 isoform X3 — translation MELSRRKVPLYGQAKVFALLDGLDSMLEDAEVFIVLEGSTLVHVTRAQSDVMLCFIVPGHNLAEVVSVQAYLSSESAPLTWVGGAMLEYVQDDAQELAEHLVTRGYSLNSLDHTELSSLFNLGQQSSRWAMDRRVALAMANLDIPPNWNILGTPSRDDGSPRDSLLHLAVRWGLCRLAELLLCQPGGLMAINVPNEDGVTPLQLAYSSGNRELLQLLLRPPNPLATPPAGLSQVWADRSRLLRYCHDTGNLTLSVRQNLKWSSEESRHADIQLLRNRLGDEGFLREIKALRREPTESVFGQEQLVDDPAENGPFADKSGENSAADDHDYEEPLMFCLNQEDEQSDSEKSQSTGESQTSSPTLAAAARLSAMIHGKDRVYANAMVVDQADDVDVKYRSGPSPDVGSLCWDSFSMMSPDWRTCPEKAHNGERAVRRQKSKESPLRVSPPPSFPSSPLASAFRLFEGGQRRRPRSSFPVSPTLNGGRCNLPLAAAACGLSPSLECDSGEEDTPGHSYPCSAPTLQSGLPDLNPSQKLSKKPEEGELRLRSYSYSSAKARPSRPSLNRDATVTDLAEEQSVLNLSETSKEKRLLGFRKRAQSAEEESGASLQHLTLSEFLKEIEDEEWDKYIVPSKVESEKYKVSRTFSFLKSRMSSTRGKTKLSFQVKGKEVKDGKDKNGHQFAPASPSAPAVCVACDKSICGKDALQCSNCLANVHKNCRDSVAQCAKKLQEKNASLMKSKNLSLPQTSAKDMASTSPVASSSVPSSLSLTPTTKEKGETPLSKSLSASLESSRRPSDTAAMEVDSIPPPYGSQPDEGAPLPAGAGLPSLVSQDDVVAPLLSDLSADLLGLDAESWSLAVSPDFCRQHDRRAVKRQDVIYELMQTELHHIQTLTVMSEVFRRGMLEELQLGWDCVARIFPCLDSLLLFHRNLFGSLQERRRAATQADNQRNYLICQIGDVLLQQFSDGNAETMKRVYGDFCSHHLEAVGVFKELQQHNKKLQNFVKQQSNNLLVRRREIPEFILLVTQRITKYPVLLERILHYTQEGSQEHTELSSALAHVRDIIAAVDLTVSKYERSQELQEVLARLENKSFAKLKSGKVIRKQDLHSKHRHLRHKGLLYWKTATGRLKDTLALLLTDVVVFLQEKDQRFVFAAVDQKPPVIPLQKLIVREVANEERGMFLISASSAGPEMYEVHASTREERNAWMRHIRQAVESCPEEEEEEEEEEEEQQRSTETEEAKRAAEVKVQKMSRFQETLFIQDQRICTSLEEKLQFYAELTELTLRSPEAIPHRHLLVQAEIDSESPRPASALLAAALREAENLIGILQVHDGQRDSSPVRGCECPDDNSIQESPSEPDYLSTLSMSSTSLGSDSEGTDGISWSEEPKQSHTKETLFKVAESVQSLTQLLYSLQAAVTLQDSCLEIQNILLQEGDQSQLKSLASLQNTLETAVEKRKEDVEKKATERKKEEVDEVHKLHVKLKLEQQRWDKKCVARDKRQTEQEGALEQRERHCILEAQRLRCERQELETQLMEYRHSLDRLRDGQESVDREKEKLRAQQCLLQSWRHNRQSSLPVTIPLDEYQVPIHSRSGSLDGSCWTYENDAALLASLQKQKQQQRRRQQSPNNNNPQQQYLLSGPRQSSTFGGADLSLSASLYNSLNTLLSQTHRKHSQDALSLGNKNPGRDQPFDASANPFANRGTAQPQSAGKYSSPQSESHSPRAWRPEMPGQELYQDAYASSSPSLTPLLPQQSYLSLEGHLREDASEENIVYI, via the exons ATGGAGTTGAGCAGAAGGAAAGTGCCCCTATAT GGCCAGGCCAAGGTGTTTGCATTACTGGACGGGCTGGATTCCATGCTGGAAGATGCCGAAGTCTTCATTGTTCTGGAAGGATCCACGCTGGTCCATGTCACCAGGGCTCAGAGTGACGTCATGCTCTGCTTCATCGTGCCCG gACATAACCTCGCCGAGGTGGTCTCTGTGCAGGCCTACTTGAGCTCCGAAAGCGCACCTCTCACATGGGTGGGCGGCGCAATGCTGGAATACGTCCAAGACGACGCACAG GAGCTGGCAGAGCACCTGGTCACCCGCGGATATAGTCTGAACTCTCTGGATCACACAGAGCTGAGCAGCCTCTTCAACCTGGGCCAGCAGAGCTCCCGCTGGGCTATGGATCGACGCGTGGCTCTCGCCATGGCTAACCTGGATATTCCTCCAAATTGGAACATTCTGGGGACTCCCAGCAGAGATG ATGGCAGCCCCAGAGACTCTCTGCTCCACCTGGCCGTGCGATGGGGTCTGTGTCGACTGGCCGAGCTGCTGCTTTGTCAGCCCGGAGGTCTGATGGCCATCAACGTTCCAAACGAGGACGGCGTCACACCGCTGCAGCTGGCCTACTCATCGGGCAACAGAGaactcctccagctcctcctgcG GCCACCCAACCCTCTAGCCACACCTCCCGCAGGACTGTCTCAGGTGTGGGCAGACCGCTCCCGCTTGCTGAGATACTGTCACGACACGGGGAATTTGACACTGAGCGTCCGACAAAATCTCAAGTGGAGCTCGGAGGAGAGCCGGCATGCTGATATTCAGCTGCTCAGAAACAGACTTGGAGATGAGGGCTTCCTCCGAGAG ATTAAAGCGTTAAGAAGAGAACCAACAGAGAGCGTTTTCGGCCAAGAACAATTGGTGGATGATCCAGCAGAAAACG GACCTTTTGCTGATAAGAGCGGAGAGAATTCAGCTGCAGACGATCAT GACTACGAGGAGCCGCTAATGTTTTGCCTCAATCAAGAGGACGAGCAGTCTGACTCTG AAAAAAGCCAGTCCACGGGCGAGAGCCAGACCTCATCGCCGACTCTGGCTGCCGCTGCCAGGCTGTCGGCGATGATCCACGGGAAAGACAGAGTCTATGCCAACGCCATGGTGGTGGACCAA GCCGATGATGTTGATGTGAAGTACCGCTCTGGCCCGTCACCTGATGTTGGCAGCCTTTGCTGGGATTCTTTCTCCATGATGTCCCCTGACTGGAGGACGTGTCCAGAAAAGGCGCACAATGGCGAGAGAGCTGTCCGAAGGCAGAAATCCAAGGAGTCGCCTCTCCGCGTCTCCCCCCCTCCATCTTTCCCGTCCTCCCCCCTGGCTTCCGCCTTCCGTTTGTTTGAAGGAGGTCAGCGGCGACGGCCGCGAAGCAGCTTTCCAGTTTCTCCCACTTTGAACGGCGGACGATGCAACTTGCcgctggcggcggcggcctgcGGACTGAG TCCCAGTCTCGAGTGTGACAGCGGAGAAGAGGACACACCGGGACACTCGTACCCCTGCTCAGCCCCAACGCTGCAGTCCGGCTTGCCAGACTTGAACCCGTCGCAAAAGCTCTCCAAG AAGCCGGAGGAAGGCGAGCTTCGACTGCGCTCCTACTCCTACTCCTCTGCCAAGGCGAGGCCCTCGCGCCCCTCGCTAAACAGAGACGCGACCGTTACCGACCTGGCAGAAG AGCAGAGTGTGCTGAACCTGAGCGAGACTTCCAAGGAAAAGAG GCTTTTGGGTTTCCGTAAGCGGGCCCAGTCAGCAGAGGAGGAGAGCGGCGCATCACTCCAACACCTCACCCTCTCCGAGTTCCTTAAAGA GATCGAGGACGAGGAGTGGGACAAGTACATCGTTCCGTCCAAGGTGGAGTCGGAGAAATACAAAGTGAGCCGGACCTTCAGTTTCCTCAAGAGCAGGATGTCCAGCACTCGTGGCAAAACCAAG CTTTCTTTTCAGGTGAAAGGGAAAGAGGTGAAGGATGGCAAGGACAAGAACGGACATCAGTTTGCGCCCGCgtctccatctgctcctgctGTCTGTGTGGCCTGCGATAAGTCCATTTGTGGGAAGGACGCGCTGCAGTGCTCCA ACTGTTTAGCGAACGTCCACAAGAACTGCCGAGACTCTGTTGCACAATGCGCAAAG AAGCTGCAGGAGAAGAATGCATCGTTGATGAAAAGCAAGAACTTGTCTCTCCCACAGA CTTCTGCGAAAGACATGGCTTCCACCTCTCCTGTGGCCTCCTCATCAGTGCCCTCATCCCTCTCGCTTACACCAACGACCAAAGAAAAGGGAGAAACGCCTCTTTCCAAAAGCCTCTCCGCCTCCTTGGAGAGCAG CAGGCGGCCGAGTGATACGGCAGCAATGGAGGTGGATTCCATTCCTCCACCGTACGGCTCACAGCCGGACGAGGGCGCTCCACTTCCGGCCGGAGCCGGTCTTCCTTCGCTCGTCTCGCAGG ATGATGTCGTTGCCCCTCTACTAAGCGACCTGTCGGCCGACCTGCTGGGGCTCGACGCCGAGTCGTGGAGCCTCGCGGTCAGTCCGGATTTCTGCAGGCAACACGACAGACGTGCCGTCAAACGGCAGGATGTCATTTACG AACTGATGCAGACGGAGCTGCACCACATCCAGACTCTGACGGTCATGTCCGAAGTGTTCAGACGAGGCATGCTGGAGGAGCTGCAGCTAGGCTGGGATTGCGTGGCCCGCATTTTCCCCTGCTTGGATTCCTTGCTGCTCTTCCACAGGAACCTTTTTGGATCCCTGCAGGAGCGCAGACGAGCGGCAACCCAAGCCGACAACCAGAGAAATTACCTCATCTGCCAGATTGGAGACGTCCTTCTTCAACAG TTCTCCGATGGAAACGCTGAGACGATGAAGCGAGTGTACGGAGACTTCTGCAGTCACCACTTGGAAGCTGTCGGTGTCTTCAAGGAGCTTCAGCAGCATAACAAAAAACTCCAGAACTTTGTCAAA CAACAGAGCAATAACTTGCTGGTCAGGAGAAGAGAGATTCCAGAGTTCATCCTTTTAGTCACCCAGCGCATCACCAAGTACCCGGTTTTGTTGGAGAGGATTTTACATTACACTCAAG AAGGCAGTCAAGAACACACAGAGCTATCAAGCGCGCTGGCTCACGTTCGTGACATCATCGCCGCCGTGGACCTGACCGTGAGTAAGTACGAGCGATCTCAGGAGCTGCAGGAAGTGCTCGCCCGTCTGGAGAACAAGAGCTTTGCCAAACTGAAGAGCGGCAAGGTGATTCGCAAGCAGGACCTGCACAGCAAACACAGACATCTACGACACAAGGGATTGCTTTACTGGAAGACTGCCACGGGCCGCCTAAAAG atACCTTGGCACTCCTGCTTACAGATGTGGTGGTGTTCCTGCAAGAGAAAGATCAACGCTTTGTATTTGCGGCCGTGGACCAGAAGCCTCCCGTGATCCCACTGCAAAAGCTCATCGTGAGAGAAGTAGCCAATGAGGAGCGCGGGATGTTTCTCATCTCTGCTTCCTCAGCCGGTCCGGAGATGTATGAAGTTCACGCCAGCACCAGAGAGGAGAGAAATGCTTGGATGAGACACATCAGACAAGCTGTAGAGAG TTGtccagaggaagaagaggaggaggaggaggaggaggaggagcagcagcgTAGCACCGAAACAGAAGAGGCCAAGCGAGCGGCCGAAGTTAAAGTTCAGAAAATGTCAAGGTTCCAAG AGACATTGTTCATTCAGGACCAGCGTATCTGCACCAGCTTGGAGGAGAAGTTACAATTCTATGCTGAGCTCACAGAGTTAACGCTGCGCTCTCCAGAAGCCATTCCACATCGCCACCTGCTGGTACAAGCAGAAATTGACAGCGAGTCCCCAAGACCGGCCTCCGCACTGCTCGCAGCCGCACTCCGAGAAG CGGAAAACCTGATCGGCATTCTTCAGGTTCACGACGGACAACGTGACAGTTCTCCCGTCCGTGGCTGCGAGTGCCCCGACGACAACAGCATCCAAGAGTCGCCCTCAGAAC CCGATTACCTGAGCACGCTTAGTATGAGCTCCACTTCTCTCGGATCGGACAGCGAAGGGACGGATGGAATCTCGTGGAGCGAGGAGCCAAAGCAAAGTCACACCAAAGAAACACTCTTCAAG GTGGCTGAGAGTGTGCAGAGTCTGACTCAGCTCCTTTATAGTCTGCAA GCTGCGGTGACTCTCCAGGACAGCTGCCTGGAGATCCAAAACATTCTCCTTCAGGAAGGAGACCAATCTCAGCTCAAGAGCCTTGCCTCGCTCCAAAACACCTTG GAGACGGCCGTTGAGAAGAGGAAAGAGGACGTCGAGAAGAAGGCTACAGAGAGGAAGAAGGAAGAAGTGGACGAGGTGCACAAACTTCACGTGAAATTGAAACTAGAGCAGCAGCGCTGGGACAAGAAGTGTGTGGCTAGAGACAAACGACAG ACTGAGCAGGAAGGCGCGCTGGAGCAGCGTGAGCGCCATTGCATCCTGGAGGCCCAACGGCTGCGTTGTGAGCGCCAGGAGCTGGAAACTCAGCTGATGGAATATCGACACAGTCTGGACAGACTGCGTGACGGCCAGGAGAGTGTCGACAGGGAAAAGGAGAAGCTCCGAGCCCAGCAGTGTCTCCTCCAGAGTTGGAGACACAACCGGCAGAGCAGTCTGCCCGTGACCATACCTCTCGATGAATACCAG GTGCCAATTCACAGTCGCTCAGGCAGCCTTGACGGCAGCTGCTGGACGTACGAGAACGACGCAGCTCTGCTCGCCTCTCTTCagaagcagaagcagcagcagcggcggcggcagcagtcccccaacaacaacaacccgCAGCAGCAGTATCTGCTCTCCGGCCCCCGGCAAAGCTCCACCTTTGGCGGTGCTGACCTTAGCCTTAGCGCCAGCCTCTACAACAGCCTCAACACCCTGCTGAGCCAAACGCACAGAAAACACTCTCAGGATGCTCTCAGCTTGGGCAACAAGAATCCCGGCCGCGACCAGCCTTTCGACGCCTCTGCCAATCCCTTCGCTAACAGAGGCACAGCGCAGCCGCAGAGCGCCGGCAAAT ACTCGAGTCCGCAGTCGGAGAGCCATTCCCCGAGGGCCTGGAGGCCAGAGATGCCCGGCCAAGAACTTTACCAAGACGCTTACGCCTCCTCTTCTCCTTCCCTCACGCCGCTCCTCCCTCAGCAGTCCTACCTGTCTCTGGAAGGACATCTTAGGGAGGACGCAAGCGAGGAGAACATTGTTTACATCTGA